The proteins below are encoded in one region of Nitrospirae bacterium YQR-1:
- a CDS encoding putative maltokinase — protein sequence MCKSDEILKSFTLTGYDYFRFVLKDEKIFAKKAHMSKVRLLEMTGKFEEVFYGKPKKILEKEVLPSYLSTCRWFAGKARKIHDTEIMEDIVFSSSVTVTHILLIKMTYSKGLPEMYLLPISFANLPDSKSLLDDYPFAVIANVKTGYGEGIIFDATYDDSFRRALLSFIIKRKSIKGVNGQLSAFYERRMKHHGDSYYNIESSQVLKADQSNSSLLFEKKLIMKLFRKLEEGVNPDIELVRFIAEKDNGSPILKNIPVFMGSLEYKHNQLTEPIFIANLQSYVQNEGDAWSYTTGNITRFYENILSSKADAADIKVVHKSLLEVNYDNIPKILVELIGIRFLELVGVLGKTTADLHLTLATDNNNPDFTPEPFSTLYQRSLYQSMQSMAKRNFALLRKNLKTLPEPVREQSLHILEHEKNVLQVFRLFVDMKITASKIRIHGDYHLGQVLWKGNEFVIIDFEGEPLRSLSGRRLKRSPLRDLAGMIRSLHYAPYSTLLKTSFFTQRDIQELTPWADIWYFHISGIFLSSYLKAVGNPGFIPSDRVEFENLLRIFLLEKAVYELGYELNNRPQWLIIPLKGVEHILGI from the coding sequence GTGTGCAAGTCCGATGAAATCCTCAAATCCTTTACTCTGACCGGTTATGATTATTTCCGTTTTGTCCTGAAAGATGAGAAGATATTTGCCAAAAAAGCACACATGAGTAAGGTGAGATTATTGGAAATGACCGGCAAGTTTGAAGAGGTTTTTTATGGCAAGCCGAAAAAGATACTTGAAAAAGAAGTGCTGCCATCTTATTTGTCCACTTGCAGATGGTTTGCCGGTAAGGCAAGAAAAATTCATGATACCGAGATTATGGAAGATATAGTTTTTAGCAGCTCTGTCACCGTTACCCATATTCTGCTAATCAAAATGACCTACTCTAAGGGACTGCCTGAGATGTACTTGTTGCCGATTTCTTTTGCAAATTTGCCGGACTCTAAATCACTGCTTGATGATTACCCCTTTGCAGTAATTGCAAATGTTAAAACCGGCTACGGCGAGGGTATAATTTTCGACGCCACATATGATGACAGCTTCAGGAGAGCATTGCTGTCATTTATCATAAAGAGGAAATCCATAAAAGGCGTAAACGGACAGTTGAGTGCTTTTTACGAAAGAAGAATGAAACATCACGGTGATAGTTACTACAACATTGAGTCATCACAGGTGCTTAAGGCAGACCAGAGTAACAGCTCTCTATTGTTTGAAAAAAAACTTATTATGAAACTTTTCAGAAAGCTCGAAGAAGGCGTAAACCCTGACATAGAGCTGGTACGCTTTATAGCGGAAAAAGACAATGGCAGCCCCATCCTCAAGAATATACCTGTTTTTATGGGCTCACTGGAATATAAACACAATCAGTTGACTGAACCGATTTTTATCGCCAATCTTCAGAGCTATGTACAGAACGAGGGGGATGCGTGGAGCTACACTACAGGGAATATAACAAGATTTTATGAAAACATCCTCTCCTCAAAAGCTGATGCCGCAGATATTAAGGTTGTACACAAGAGTTTGCTGGAGGTCAATTACGATAATATACCCAAAATTTTAGTAGAACTTATAGGGATAAGGTTTTTAGAGCTGGTCGGGGTTCTTGGCAAAACCACGGCGGATTTACACCTCACCCTTGCCACAGACAACAATAACCCGGACTTTACCCCGGAGCCCTTCAGCACCCTTTACCAGCGCTCTCTGTACCAGTCCATGCAGAGCATGGCGAAGAGGAATTTCGCGCTTCTGCGGAAAAACCTAAAGACGCTCCCTGAACCAGTCAGAGAACAATCCCTGCATATTCTTGAGCATGAAAAGAATGTACTACAGGTCTTCAGGTTATTTGTTGATATGAAAATAACCGCTTCAAAAATACGAATCCACGGGGATTACCACCTTGGGCAGGTGCTCTGGAAAGGTAATGAGTTTGTAATTATAGATTTTGAAGGTGAGCCTCTGCGTTCACTTTCCGGCAGGCGATTAAAGAGGTCTCCGTTGAGGGACCTTGCCGGTATGATCCGCTCCCTCCACTATGCCCCATACAGCACCTTGTTAAAAACGTCATTTTTTACACAAAGGGACATACAAGAGTTAACGCCATGGGCGGATATATGGTATTTTCATATAAGCGGGATTTTTCTAAGCTCATACTTAAAGGCGGTAGGAAACCCCGGATTTATACCCTCAGATCGGGTTGAATTTGAAAATCTGCTAAGAATATTCCTGCTTGAAAAGGCTGTTTATGAGTTAGGCTATGAACTTAATAACCGCCCGCAGTGGCTGATAATACCGCTAAAGGGTGTGGAACATATACTGGGGATTTGA